The following coding sequences lie in one Rutidosis leptorrhynchoides isolate AG116_Rl617_1_P2 chromosome 6, CSIRO_AGI_Rlap_v1, whole genome shotgun sequence genomic window:
- the LOC139852870 gene encoding 1-aminocyclopropane-1-carboxylate oxidase-like, with product METFPIVNMEKLNGEERATTMNLINDACENWGFFEIVNHGLSTELLDTVEKMTKGHYKKCMEDRFKEMVASKGLEAVQSEIEDLDWESTFYLRHLPESNISEVPDLEDEYRKVMKEFAEELEKLAENILDIFCENLGLEKGYLEKAFYGAKGPTFGTKVSNYPPCPKPDLIKGLRAHTDAGGVILLFQDDKVSGLQLLKDDKWIDVPPMHHSIVINLGDQLEVITNGRYKSVMHRVIAQTDGTRMSIASFYNPGSDAVIYPASELVNKEEKKNNMYPKFVFEDYMKLYEGLKFQAKEPRFEAMKTMEDTVGVGPIATA from the exons ATGGAAACATTCCCAATTGTGAACATGGAGAAGCTCAATGGAGAAGAAAGAGCTACAACAATGAACCTAATCAATGATGCTTGTGAAAACTGGGGATTCTTTGAG ATTGTGAATCATGGGTTATCAACTGAACTTTTGGACACTGTGGAGAAGATGACTAAAGGCCATTATAAAAAGTGTATGGAAGATAGGTTCAAAGAAATGGTGGCTAGTAAAGGCTTAGAAGCGGTTCAGAGTGAGATCGAAGATTTGGACTGGGAGAGCACTTTCTATCTTCGCCATCTCCCCGAATCCAACATCTCTGAGGTCCCTGATCTAGAAGATGAGTACAG GAAGGTGATGAAGGAGTTTGCTGAAGAACTTGAGAAACTAGCTGAGAATATTTTAGACATATTCTGTGAAAATCTAGGATTAGAAAAGGGTTACCTCGAAAAAGCTTTCTACGGCGCCAAGGGTCCCACATTCGGGACCAAGGTGAGCAACTATCCCCCTTGTCCTAAGCCAGATCTTATCAAGGGTCTCCGGGCCCACACCGACGCTGGCGGCGTCATCTTGCTCTTTCAGGACGATAAGGTTAGTGGCCTCCAGCTTCTTAAAGACGATAAGTGGATTGACGTTCCACCGATGCACCATTCCATCGTAATCAACCTGGGTGATCAGCTTGAG GTGATCACCAATGGAAGGTACAAGAGTGTAATGCATAGAGTGATTGCTCAAACAGACGGGACACGTATGTCGATAGCATCATTCTATAATCCCGGAAGTGATGCAGTGATTTACCCTGCATCGGAACTAGTAAACaaggaagaaaagaaaaacaaTATGTATCCAAAGTTTGTGTTTGAAGACTACATGAAGCTCTACGAGGGACTCAAGTTTCAAGCGAAGGAGCCTCGATTTGAAGCCATGAAGACCATGGAAGACACAGTCGGTGTCGGCCCAATTGCAACCGCTTAA